The following are from one region of the Halorussus rarus genome:
- the leuS gene encoding leucine--tRNA ligase produces the protein MTTGSGEQRERGFDHAEVEPKWQREWEDADVFRIPDSAEDPEYVLAMFPYTSGSLHMGHVRNYTITDAYARFERLRGENVLHPMGWDSFGLPAENAAEERDTNPRDWTMECIDSMTEQMKAMGFGYDWDREVTTCDPDYYRWNQWLFKRFREEGLVERQSAELNWCPSCETVLADEQVEGEDELCWRCDTPIEQREMDQWFFTITDYADELLESLDDMDDWPANVREMQRNWIGRQEGASVAFEIPGYGDVDIFTTRLDTIHGATFFSLAPGHPVAQEIAEENDEVADYIHEAEHADEDDLDVTSGVFTGEHAVNPATGEEIPVFVADYVLTDVGTGALYAVPAHDDRDHEFAEAHDVPIEQVVEPAPEADVDPDEIDVQEAAYTPDGVLVNSGEYDGLTSEEARERFVEEFDGEHRTEYNLRDWGISRQRYWGTPIPMIHCGDCGYVPVPDEDLPVELPEFVHTTGNPLDAAEEWKHVECPECGGDAVRETDTMDTFVDSSWYFLRFVSPDLDDAPFDAERATDWMPVDQYVGGIEHAVMHLLYARFFTKVLDDIDLLEGVREPFTDLTNQGMVLGADGNKMSKSKGNGVSPQRIIDEYGADTARLFIMEAAQPEKEFAWSAEGVQSAHRFLQNLYGLAEEFAEGEVTAGGSTSAESASGETAAAVSEYVAREIDATVASATAEFEAFRFNHALQAVREMVSLLRRYREHTVPDEDTFERGLTTAVKLVSPVAPHVGEEIWSLLGRDGLLAQADWPDADAPEDYDIERRLVENTREDVRDIVETVGIEDPETVTLAVAPDWKHRAHEIAMNADGNVVGTVMGDDQLREQGEDAADFAKDLAAEAEALDEQLSPERERAALERGAWLLEREFGAEVVVQSAGEADPDLAGKAEPGRPAIDIAE, from the coding sequence ATGACTACTGGCTCCGGCGAGCAGCGCGAGCGAGGGTTCGACCACGCCGAGGTCGAGCCGAAGTGGCAGCGCGAGTGGGAGGACGCCGACGTGTTCCGCATCCCCGACAGCGCCGAGGACCCCGAGTACGTCCTGGCGATGTTCCCCTACACCTCGGGCAGCCTCCACATGGGTCACGTCCGGAACTACACCATCACCGACGCGTACGCCCGGTTCGAGCGACTGCGCGGCGAGAACGTCCTCCACCCGATGGGGTGGGACTCGTTCGGTCTGCCCGCCGAGAACGCCGCCGAGGAGCGCGACACCAACCCCCGCGACTGGACGATGGAGTGCATCGACTCGATGACCGAGCAGATGAAGGCGATGGGCTTCGGCTACGACTGGGACCGGGAGGTCACCACCTGCGACCCCGACTACTACCGGTGGAACCAGTGGCTGTTCAAGCGGTTCCGCGAGGAAGGGCTCGTCGAGCGCCAGAGCGCCGAACTCAACTGGTGTCCCTCCTGCGAGACCGTGCTGGCCGACGAGCAGGTCGAGGGCGAGGACGAACTGTGCTGGCGCTGTGACACCCCCATCGAGCAGCGCGAGATGGACCAGTGGTTCTTCACCATCACCGACTACGCCGACGAACTGCTGGAGTCGCTCGACGACATGGACGACTGGCCCGCCAACGTCCGGGAGATGCAGCGCAACTGGATCGGCCGCCAGGAGGGCGCGTCGGTCGCGTTCGAGATCCCGGGCTACGGCGACGTCGACATCTTCACGACCCGACTCGACACCATCCACGGCGCGACGTTCTTCTCGCTGGCGCCCGGTCACCCCGTCGCCCAGGAGATCGCCGAGGAGAACGACGAGGTCGCCGACTACATCCACGAGGCCGAGCACGCCGACGAGGACGACCTCGACGTTACCTCGGGCGTGTTCACCGGCGAGCACGCGGTCAACCCCGCGACCGGCGAGGAGATTCCGGTGTTCGTCGCCGACTACGTCCTGACCGACGTCGGCACCGGCGCGCTCTACGCGGTCCCGGCCCACGACGACCGCGACCACGAGTTCGCCGAGGCCCACGACGTCCCCATCGAGCAGGTCGTCGAGCCCGCGCCCGAGGCCGACGTCGACCCCGACGAGATCGACGTCCAGGAGGCGGCGTACACTCCCGACGGCGTCCTGGTGAACAGCGGCGAGTACGACGGCCTGACGAGCGAGGAGGCCCGCGAGCGCTTCGTCGAGGAGTTCGACGGCGAGCACCGCACCGAGTACAACCTGCGGGACTGGGGCATCTCGCGCCAGCGCTACTGGGGGACGCCCATCCCGATGATACACTGCGGGGACTGCGGCTACGTCCCGGTGCCCGACGAGGACCTGCCGGTCGAACTGCCGGAGTTCGTCCACACCACGGGGAACCCGCTGGATGCCGCCGAGGAGTGGAAGCACGTGGAGTGTCCCGAGTGCGGCGGCGACGCGGTCCGGGAGACCGACACGATGGACACGTTCGTCGACTCGTCGTGGTACTTCCTGCGGTTCGTCTCGCCCGACCTCGACGACGCCCCGTTCGACGCCGAGCGGGCGACCGACTGGATGCCGGTCGACCAGTACGTCGGGGGCATCGAGCACGCCGTGATGCACCTGCTGTACGCCCGGTTCTTCACTAAGGTGCTCGACGACATCGACCTGCTGGAGGGCGTCCGCGAGCCGTTCACCGACCTGACCAACCAGGGGATGGTGCTGGGCGCCGACGGCAACAAGATGTCCAAGTCCAAGGGCAACGGCGTCTCGCCCCAGCGCATCATCGACGAGTACGGCGCCGACACGGCCCGACTGTTCATCATGGAGGCCGCCCAGCCCGAGAAGGAGTTCGCCTGGAGCGCCGAGGGCGTCCAGTCGGCCCACCGGTTCCTCCAGAACCTGTACGGGCTGGCCGAGGAGTTCGCCGAGGGCGAGGTCACGGCCGGGGGCTCGACGTCCGCCGAGTCCGCGAGCGGCGAAACCGCGGCCGCGGTCTCCGAGTACGTCGCCCGCGAGATCGACGCCACGGTCGCGTCCGCCACAGCGGAGTTCGAGGCGTTCCGGTTCAACCACGCGCTCCAGGCCGTCCGCGAGATGGTCTCGCTGCTGCGGCGCTACCGCGAGCACACTGTCCCCGACGAGGACACCTTCGAGCGGGGGCTGACGACCGCGGTGAAGCTGGTGTCGCCGGTCGCGCCCCACGTCGGCGAGGAGATCTGGAGCCTGCTGGGCCGCGACGGGCTGCTGGCGCAGGCCGACTGGCCCGACGCCGACGCGCCCGAGGACTACGACATCGAGCGCCGCCTGGTCGAGAACACCCGCGAGGACGTCCGGGACATCGTCGAGACGGTCGGCATCGAGGACCCCGAGACCGTCACGCTCGCGGTCGCCCCCGACTGGAAGCACCGCGCCCACGAGATCGCGATGAACGCCGACGGCAACGTCGTGGGCACGGTCATGGGCGACGACCAACTGCGCGAGCAGGGCGAGGACGCCGCCGACTTCGCGAAGGACCTGGCCGCCGAGGCCGAGGCGCTCGACGAGCAGCTCTCACCCGAGCGCGAGCGAGCGGCGCTGGAGCGGGGCGCCTGGCTGCTCGAACGCGAGTTCGGCGCGGAGGTCGTCGTGCAGAGCGCCGGCGAGGCCGACCCGGACCTGGCCGGCAAGGCCGAGCCCGGCCGGCCCGCCATCGACATCGCGGAGTAA
- a CDS encoding M48 family metallopeptidase: MRRVGLRVLMAFVGVALLAVYAGAAYLGYRLLAAVWLARGDLLEVALWTAGLTVALGYLSYRFGTIQLLSQVGAADLPRRRAPGVHARLDDLAERMGVDRPRLYVARIGAPNAMALGGVRGGAVVLDRSLFHLLSADEIEGLLAHELAHLESRDSLVQTVGYSAGQSAVWVVVALALPFVVVGAGLRRAFDWLRGRPPADALAPATALRRRVGQVVMVGFVALTLLLLAHSRRREFAADDRAATVTGDPLALARALRKIERATKPRWEMRSPLYVRGDEEGAMTRLLSTHPAMDDRIDRLVERADRERGAVRVEIR, from the coding sequence ATGCGCCGCGTCGGCCTCCGCGTCCTGATGGCGTTCGTCGGAGTCGCCCTGCTCGCGGTCTACGCCGGGGCCGCCTACCTCGGCTACCGGCTGCTGGCCGCGGTCTGGCTGGCCCGGGGCGACCTGCTGGAGGTCGCGCTCTGGACCGCGGGGCTGACCGTCGCGCTCGGCTACCTCAGCTACCGGTTCGGCACTATCCAGCTGCTCTCGCAGGTCGGCGCGGCGGATCTCCCGCGCCGGCGCGCGCCCGGGGTCCACGCCCGCCTGGACGACCTCGCCGAACGGATGGGCGTCGACCGACCCCGGCTGTACGTCGCGCGCATCGGCGCGCCGAACGCGATGGCGCTCGGCGGCGTCCGGGGCGGCGCCGTCGTGCTCGACCGGTCGCTGTTCCACCTGCTGAGCGCCGACGAGATCGAGGGGCTGCTGGCCCACGAGCTCGCCCACCTGGAGAGCCGGGACAGCCTCGTCCAGACGGTGGGCTACAGCGCCGGCCAGTCGGCGGTCTGGGTCGTCGTCGCGCTCGCGCTCCCGTTCGTCGTCGTCGGAGCGGGCCTGCGCCGGGCGTTCGACTGGCTCCGCGGGCGGCCGCCGGCCGACGCGCTCGCGCCGGCGACCGCGCTCCGCCGGCGGGTCGGGCAGGTCGTGATGGTCGGGTTCGTCGCGCTCACGCTCCTGCTGCTGGCTCACTCGCGCCGTCGGGAGTTCGCGGCCGACGACCGGGCGGCGACGGTCACCGGCGACCCGCTCGCGCTGGCCCGCGCGCTCCGGAAGATCGAGCGCGCGACGAAGCCCCGGTGGGAGATGCGGTCGCCGCTCTACGTCCGCGGCGACGAGGAGGGCGCGATGACCCGCCTGCTGTCGACCCATCCCGCGATGGACGACCGCATCGACCGCCTGGTCGAGCGAGCCGACCGCGAGCGGGGCGCGGTGCGGGTCGAGATCCGGTGA
- a CDS encoding plastocyanin/azurin family copper-binding protein, with amino-acid sequence MRRRRFLSAVGAIGVGGLAGCNAPTGGGTETAGGGATTGTTTGGGTTAAAEQTTTAAGTQGGGPVEVQMVTEGSEYYFDPIGLFVEPGTTVEWVIESGAHSSTAYAESNSSASVTRIPQDAEPWDSGILTGQGSSFSYTFDVAGTYDYFCIPHKTLGMIARIVCGEPGDVEGDPPDGTVPSEQAIVQQGSISYEEFGNSG; translated from the coding sequence ATGAGACGGCGCAGGTTCCTGAGTGCGGTTGGCGCCATCGGGGTGGGCGGACTCGCGGGTTGCAACGCTCCGACGGGCGGCGGCACGGAGACGGCGGGTGGCGGGGCGACGACTGGGACGACAACGGGAGGCGGGACGACCGCCGCGGCCGAGCAGACGACCACCGCGGCCGGGACCCAGGGCGGCGGCCCGGTCGAGGTCCAGATGGTCACCGAGGGCAGCGAGTACTACTTCGACCCCATCGGGCTGTTCGTCGAGCCCGGAACCACGGTCGAGTGGGTCATCGAGTCGGGGGCCCACTCCTCGACGGCGTACGCCGAGAGCAACTCCAGTGCGAGCGTGACCCGGATCCCCCAGGACGCCGAGCCGTGGGACAGCGGGATACTCACCGGTCAGGGGTCGTCGTTCAGCTACACCTTCGACGTCGCGGGGACGTACGACTACTTCTGCATCCCGCACAAGACGCTCGGGATGATCGCACGGATCGTCTGCGGCGAGCCCGGCGACGTGGAGGGCGACCCGCCGGACGGCACCGTGCCGTCCGAGCAGGCCATCGTCCAGCAGGGCAGCATCTCGTACGAGGAGTTCGGCAACAGCGGGTAG
- a CDS encoding homing endonuclease associated repeat-containing protein: protein MSQQVSPETLRSALQSLAARLGKTPTVVDMHEKGDFSPEQYQEVFGGWNEALEAAGLDPEEMGSKRIPDRELLAELQRLYTELGKPPTQRDMTERGEYSNRTYRVRFGSWSAALQEAMLDTNDGISEAELLREIERLADDLGRAPKAAEMDERGAYAPVTYHRRFGSWRQALAEADLDGTESGPHRR, encoded by the coding sequence ATGAGCCAGCAGGTATCGCCGGAGACGCTCCGGTCGGCGCTGCAGTCGCTGGCCGCCCGCCTCGGCAAGACCCCGACCGTGGTCGACATGCACGAGAAGGGCGACTTCTCGCCGGAGCAGTACCAAGAGGTCTTCGGCGGGTGGAACGAGGCGCTGGAGGCCGCCGGCCTCGACCCCGAGGAGATGGGGAGCAAGCGCATCCCCGACCGGGAACTGCTGGCCGAGCTCCAGCGACTCTACACCGAACTCGGCAAGCCGCCCACCCAGCGGGACATGACCGAGCGCGGCGAGTACTCCAACCGGACCTACCGGGTCCGGTTCGGCAGCTGGTCGGCCGCCCTCCAGGAGGCGATGCTCGACACCAACGACGGCATCTCGGAGGCCGAACTCCTCCGGGAGATCGAACGCCTGGCCGACGACCTCGGGCGCGCGCCCAAGGCCGCCGAGATGGACGAGCGCGGTGCGTACGCGCCCGTGACCTACCACCGACGGTTCGGGTCCTGGCGGCAGGCCTTAGCGGAGGCCGACCTCGACGGCACCGAAAGCGGTCCGCACCGCCGCTGA
- a CDS encoding type IV pilin — protein sequence MKLKALFEDDGAVSPVIGVILMVAITVILAAVIGTFVLGLGDRVSQASPNAQFTFEYATDAEGNGNNWLNITHDGGEGVESSQLAVNVGDNELWSASDGYDSDIDSSNNQKWSGKLTAGDTIELEDTSGDSKISDGLKVKVIWSASGSDKTAVIGESEVSL from the coding sequence ATGAAACTCAAAGCACTCTTCGAAGACGACGGCGCGGTCTCGCCGGTCATCGGGGTCATCCTGATGGTCGCGATTACGGTGATCCTGGCGGCTGTGATTGGAACGTTCGTCCTCGGTCTCGGCGATCGGGTTAGTCAGGCGAGTCCCAACGCACAGTTTACATTCGAATATGCGACAGATGCTGAAGGTAACGGCAATAACTGGTTGAACATTACTCACGACGGTGGAGAGGGAGTTGAGTCTAGCCAGCTAGCAGTGAACGTCGGTGATAACGAACTTTGGAGCGCCTCAGACGGATACGACTCTGATATTGATAGCTCCAATAACCAAAAGTGGAGTGGTAAATTAACTGCCGGTGACACTATTGAGTTGGAGGACACTTCCGGAGATTCGAAAATCAGTGACGGACTGAAGGTCAAGGTCATCTGGAGTGCATCTGGCAGTGATAAGACAGCCGTCATCGGCGAATCCGAGGTTTCACTATAG
- a CDS encoding type IV pilin: MDLKRVIASFAGGDEERAVSPVIGVILMVAITVILAAVIGTFVLGLGDRVSQASPNANFEFDYTAGNNNAVDITHDGGAGVESDQLNVTVGGSDVWGGQDDWSTSGITVNDDWDGKITAGSSLSLEDTDGSYINDGDTVKIIWTASGSDKTAVIGESEVDL, from the coding sequence ATGGACCTGAAAAGAGTGATAGCATCGTTCGCCGGTGGTGACGAGGAGCGAGCGGTCAGTCCCGTCATCGGGGTCATCTTGATGGTCGCGATTACAGTGATCCTCGCTGCCGTCATCGGAACGTTCGTGCTCGGGCTCGGCGATCGCGTGAGTCAGGCGAGTCCGAACGCGAATTTCGAGTTCGATTACACTGCTGGGAACAATAATGCTGTGGACATCACCCACGATGGTGGTGCTGGTGTGGAGTCTGACCAGTTGAACGTTACCGTCGGAGGGTCTGATGTCTGGGGCGGCCAGGACGATTGGTCGACATCCGGTATTACAGTAAACGATGACTGGGATGGCAAAATCACCGCCGGAAGTAGTCTCTCGCTGGAGGATACTGATGGCTCGTACATCAACGATGGCGACACTGTGAAAATCATCTGGACAGCTTCCGGCAGTGACAAGACGGCAGTCATCGGCGAATCTGAAGTAGACCTGTAA
- the pabB gene encoding aminodeoxychorismate synthase, component I, which produces MSDPSNVTSRNQFHQLTSDLDSPARIPVELRTEVGDPYDAYRRAREPEASVYFETSGGQDGWGYFATDPKQWVTTDATPDTPEGFDALDDLLASERLVRGDCEVPYPCGAFGWLSYDLARELEDLPETTDDDRGLPRLQLGVYDRVAAWREPRGEGTTELRITCCPRVDPDDDATAVYDRAVERARDLARLAHEGDPTTEPPSADAAVATFRNEVGREAYAERVRRVREYVRDGETFQANVSQRLDAPAAVHPVAAYAALRRVNPAPYSALVEFPGVDLVSASPELLLDCEGDRLVTEPIAGTRPRGDTPDEDRALERELLDSEKEHAEHAMLVDLERNDLGKVSAYGSVEVEEYRRVDRYSEVMHTVSKVVGRRRDDASVADAIAAVFPGGTITGAPKPRTMAIIDELESTRRGPYTGAIGVVGFDERATLNMTIRTLVRAGDRYYLRVGAGIVHDSDPYAEYEETLDKGRALVRAMDDALDDERKLRVEE; this is translated from the coding sequence GTGAGCGACCCTAGCAACGTCACGTCCCGAAACCAATTTCACCAACTCACGTCCGACCTCGACTCCCCGGCCCGCATCCCGGTCGAACTCCGAACAGAGGTCGGCGACCCGTACGACGCCTACCGACGAGCGCGCGAACCGGAAGCGAGCGTCTACTTCGAAACGAGTGGCGGGCAGGACGGCTGGGGCTACTTCGCGACCGACCCCAAGCAGTGGGTGACGACCGACGCCACTCCGGACACTCCCGAGGGATTCGACGCGCTCGACGACCTCCTCGCGTCCGAGCGACTCGTACGAGGCGACTGCGAGGTGCCGTACCCCTGCGGCGCGTTCGGGTGGCTCTCCTACGACCTCGCCCGCGAACTGGAGGACCTGCCCGAGACGACCGACGACGACAGGGGACTCCCGCGGCTCCAGCTGGGCGTCTACGACCGCGTGGCTGCGTGGCGCGAGCCCCGCGGCGAAGGAACGACCGAACTCCGAATCACGTGCTGTCCGCGAGTAGACCCTGATGACGACGCCACCGCAGTTTACGACCGCGCCGTCGAGCGCGCGCGGGACCTCGCCCGGCTCGCGCACGAGGGCGACCCGACCACCGAACCGCCGTCCGCCGACGCCGCGGTCGCGACGTTCCGCAACGAGGTCGGTCGCGAGGCGTACGCCGAGCGCGTCCGCCGGGTCCGGGAGTACGTCCGGGACGGCGAGACGTTCCAGGCGAACGTCTCCCAGCGGCTCGACGCGCCCGCCGCGGTCCACCCGGTCGCCGCGTACGCCGCGCTCCGTCGGGTCAACCCCGCGCCGTACTCGGCGCTGGTGGAGTTCCCCGGCGTGGACCTGGTAAGCGCGAGTCCCGAACTCCTGCTCGACTGTGAGGGCGACCGGCTCGTGACCGAACCCATCGCCGGGACGCGCCCGCGGGGTGACACCCCCGACGAGGACCGCGCACTCGAACGCGAACTGCTCGACAGCGAGAAGGAGCACGCCGAGCACGCGATGCTGGTCGACTTAGAGCGGAACGACCTCGGGAAAGTCTCGGCGTATGGGTCGGTCGAGGTCGAGGAGTATCGCCGGGTCGACCGCTACTCCGAGGTGATGCACACCGTCTCGAAGGTGGTCGGGCGACGTCGCGACGACGCCTCGGTGGCCGACGCGATCGCCGCGGTGTTCCCCGGAGGGACCATCACCGGCGCGCCCAAGCCCCGGACGATGGCGATCATCGACGAACTCGAATCGACCCGCCGCGGGCCGTACACCGGCGCGATCGGTGTCGTCGGCTTCGACGAGCGCGCGACCTTGAACATGACCATCCGGACGCTGGTGCGGGCCGGCGACCGGTACTATCTTCGGGTCGGCGCGGGCATCGTCCACGATTCGGACCCGTACGCCGAGTACGAGGAGACGCTCGACAAGGGCCGGGCGCTGGTCCGGGCGATGGACGACGCGCTCGACGACGAGCGGAAGTTACGGGTCGAAGAGTAG
- a CDS encoding glutamate--tRNA ligase, whose product MNDELRDRIETEAEKHALVNAVKHGSEADVGAVMGPLMGENPDFRQHGDEIPGVIGPVVSRVNDLSTDERRDRLADLAPDWLEEIESEDEGEDHPLPDLPDAEEYDEIRMRCAPNPNGPWHLGHARMPAVIGTYAERYDGEFVVRFDDTDPETKRPLLWAYDEILEEVDYLGFEPAEVLRASDRLDVYYDHARDLIEKGGAYTCSCSGEEFSDLKNSGEPCPHRDKDPETTMEEFEAMVDGEYESGEMVLRVRTDIEHKNPALRDWVGFRIIDTPHPREEAEDYRCWPMLDFQSGVDDHLTGVTHIIRGIDLQDSAKRQRFVYDYFDWEYPEVVHWGHVQVDAYDVKMSTSTIRELIEAGELDGWDDPRAPTLPSVERRGIRGEAIVDAMIELGTSTSNVDLAMSSVYANNRDIIDDGADRYFFVREDHADFTLTGDYPETAHPPVHPNHDERGTRDIDVGTRVRVEEPDVPADGERIWLKGFGCFRRDGDEFEYAGDDIAAVREEGVDVIHWVPADTTVLTRMRTPDGGVVGYAEPGFRDTQVDEMVQFERVGFARVDDHEDSDESVAYFAHE is encoded by the coding sequence ATGAACGACGAACTCCGCGATCGCATCGAGACGGAGGCCGAGAAGCACGCCCTCGTCAACGCGGTCAAGCACGGCAGCGAGGCCGACGTCGGCGCGGTGATGGGCCCGCTGATGGGCGAGAACCCCGACTTCCGCCAGCACGGCGACGAGATTCCGGGCGTCATCGGCCCGGTGGTCTCGCGGGTCAACGACCTCTCGACCGACGAGCGCCGCGACCGGCTGGCCGACCTCGCGCCCGACTGGCTGGAGGAGATCGAGAGCGAGGACGAGGGCGAGGACCACCCGCTGCCGGACCTCCCGGACGCCGAGGAGTACGACGAGATCCGGATGCGCTGTGCCCCGAACCCGAACGGCCCGTGGCACCTCGGCCACGCCCGGATGCCCGCGGTCATCGGCACCTACGCCGAGCGGTACGACGGCGAGTTCGTCGTCCGGTTCGACGACACCGACCCCGAGACCAAGCGCCCGCTGCTGTGGGCCTACGACGAGATCCTGGAGGAGGTCGACTACCTGGGATTCGAACCGGCCGAGGTCCTCCGGGCGAGCGACCGCCTCGACGTCTACTACGACCACGCCCGCGACCTCATCGAGAAGGGCGGAGCCTACACCTGCTCGTGCTCCGGCGAGGAGTTCTCGGACCTGAAGAACTCGGGCGAGCCGTGTCCCCACCGCGACAAGGACCCCGAGACTACGATGGAGGAGTTCGAGGCCATGGTCGACGGCGAGTACGAGTCGGGCGAGATGGTCCTCCGGGTCAGGACCGACATCGAGCACAAAAATCCCGCGCTGCGCGACTGGGTCGGCTTCCGCATCATCGACACGCCCCACCCGCGCGAGGAGGCCGAGGACTACCGATGCTGGCCGATGCTCGACTTCCAGTCGGGCGTCGACGACCACCTCACGGGCGTCACCCACATCATCCGGGGCATCGACCTCCAGGACTCGGCGAAGCGCCAGCGGTTCGTCTACGACTACTTCGACTGGGAGTATCCCGAGGTGGTCCACTGGGGTCACGTCCAGGTCGACGCCTACGACGTGAAGATGTCGACCTCGACCATCCGCGAACTCATCGAGGCCGGCGAACTCGACGGCTGGGACGACCCGCGCGCGCCGACCCTGCCGAGCGTCGAGCGCCGGGGCATTCGCGGCGAGGCAATCGTCGACGCGATGATCGAGCTCGGCACCTCCACGAGTAACGTCGACCTCGCGATGAGCTCGGTGTACGCCAACAACCGCGATATCATCGACGACGGGGCCGACCGGTACTTCTTCGTCCGGGAGGACCACGCCGACTTCACGCTGACGGGCGATTACCCAGAGACCGCTCACCCGCCGGTCCACCCCAACCACGACGAGCGGGGCACACGCGACATCGACGTCGGCACCCGCGTCCGCGTCGAAGAGCCCGACGTCCCGGCCGACGGCGAGCGCATCTGGCTCAAGGGGTTCGGCTGCTTCCGTCGCGACGGCGACGAATTCGAATATGCCGGCGACGACATCGCCGCGGTCCGCGAGGAGGGCGTCGACGTCATCCACTGGGTGCCGGCCGACACCACGGTCCTGACCCGGATGCGGACTCCCGACGGCGGCGTCGTGGGCTACGCCGAACCGGGCTTCCGCGACACCCAGGTTGACGAGATGGTCCAGTTCGAGCGCGTCGGGTTCGCCCGCGTCGACGACCACGAGGACAGCGACGAATCCGTGGCGTACTTCGCCCACGAGTAG